In Macaca nemestrina isolate mMacNem1 chromosome 11, mMacNem.hap1, whole genome shotgun sequence, a single window of DNA contains:
- the LOC105481224 gene encoding 1-phosphatidylinositol 4,5-bisphosphate phosphodiesterase delta-4 isoform X2, whose protein sequence is MASLLQDRLTTDQDLLLMQEGMPMRKVRSKSWKKLRYFRLQNDGMTVWHARQARGSAKPSFSISDVETIRNGHDSELLRSLTEELPLEQGFTVVFHGRRSNLDLVANSVEEAQIWMRGLHLLVDLVTSMDHQERLDQWLSDWFQRGDKNQDGKMSFQEVQRLLHLMNVEMDQEYAFSLFQAADTSQSGTLEGEEFVEFYKALTKRAEVQELFESFSADGQKLTLLEFLDFLREEQKERDCTSELALELIDRYEPSDSGKLRHVLSMDGFLSYLCSKDGDIFNPACLPIYQDMTQPLNHYFICSSHNTYLVGDQLCGQSSVEGYIRALKRGCRCVEVDVWDGPSGEPVVYHGHTLTSRILFKDVVATVAQYAFQTSDYPVILSLETHCSWEQQQTMARHLTEILGEQLLSTTLDGVLPTQLPSPEELRRKILVKGKKLTLEEDLEYEEEEVEPGLEGEHESELVLESQFETESEPEPQEQNLQIKDKKKKSKTILCPALSSLVIYLKSVSFRSFTHSKKHYHFYEISSFSETKAKRLIKEAGNEFVQHNTWQLSRVYPSGLRTDSSNYNPQELWNAGCQMVAMNMQTAGLEMDICDGHFRQNGGCGYVLKPDFLRDNQSSFHPERPISPFKAQTLLIQVISGQQLPKLNKTKEGSIVDPLVKVQIFGVRLDTARQETNYVENNGFNPYWGQTLCFRVLVPELAMLRFVVMDYDWKSRNDFIGQYTLPWSCMQQGYRHIHLLSKDGISLCPASIFVYICIREGLEGDES, encoded by the exons ATGGCGTCCCTGCTGCAAGACC GGCTGACCACTGATCAGGACTTGCTGCTGATGCAGGAAGGCATGCCGATGCGCAAGGTGAGGTCCAAAAGCTGGAAGAAGCTAAGATACTTCAGACTTCAGAATGACGGCATGACAGTCTGGCATGCACGGCAGGCCAGGGGCAGTGCCAAGCCCAGCT TCTCAATCTCTGATGTGGAGACAATACGTAATGGCCATGATTCCGAGTTGCTGCGTAGCCTGACAGAGGAGCTCCCCCTGGAGCAGGGCTTCACCGTTGTCTTCCATGGCCGCCGCTCCAACCTGGACCTGGTGGCCAACAGTGTGGAGGAGGCCCAGATATGGATGCGAGGGCTCCACCTGTTGGTGGATCTTGTCACCAGCATGGACCATCAGGAGCGCCTGGACCA ATGGCTGAGTGACTGGTTTCAACGTGGAGACAAAAATCAGGATGGTAAGATGAGTTTCCAAGAAGTTCAGCGGTTATTGCACCTAATGAATGTGGAAATGGACCAAGAATATGCCTTCAGTCTTTTTCAG GCAGCAGACACGTCCCAGTCTGGGACTCTGGAAGGAGAAGAATTTGTAGAGTTCTATAAGGCATTGACTAAACGTGCTGAGGTGCAAGAACTATTTGAAAGTTTTTCAGCTGATGGGCAGAAGCTGACTCTGCTGGAATTTTTGGATTTCCTCCGAGAGGAGCAGAAGGAGAGAGACTGCACCTCCGAGCTTGCTCTGGAACTCATTGACCGCTATGAACCTTCAGACAGTG GCAAACTGCGGCATGTGCTGAGCATGGATGGCTTCCTCAGCTACCTCTGCTCTAAGGATGGAGACATCTTCAACCCAGCCTGCCTCCCCATCTATCAGGATATGACTCAACCCCTGAACCACTACTTCATCTGCTCCTCTCATAACACCTACCTAGTGGGGGACCAGCTTTGTGGCCAGAGCAGCGTCGAGGGATATATACG GGCCCTGAAGCGGGGGTGCCGCTGTGTGGAGGTGGATGTATGGGATGGACCTAGTGGGGAACCTGTCGTTTACCATGGACACACCCTGACCTCCCGCATCCTGTTCAAAGATGTCGTGGCCACAGTAGCACAGTATGCCTTCCAG ACGTCAGACTACCCAGTCATCTTGTCCCTGGAAACCCACTGCAGCTGGGAGCAGCAACAGACCATGGCCCGCCATCTGACTGAGATCCTGGGGGAGCAGCTGCTGAGCACCACCTTGGATGGGGTGCTGCCCACTCAGCTGCCCTCACCTGAG GAGCTTCGGAGGAAGATCCTGGTGAAGGGGAAGAAGTTAACACTTGAGGAAGACCTGGAATATGAGGAAGAGGAAGTAGAGCCTGGGCTGGAGGGTGAGCATGAGTCAGAATTGGTGCTGGAGTCCcagtttgagactgagtctgagCCTGAGCCCCAGGAGCAGAACCTTCAGATTAAGGACAAAAAGAAG AAATCCAAGACCATCTTGTGTCCAGCCCTCTCTTCCCTGGTTATCTACTTGAAGTCTGTCTCATTCCGCAGCTTCACACATTCAAAGAAGCACTACCACTTCTATGAGATATCATCTTTCTCTGAAACCAAGGCCAAGCGCCTCATCAAGGAGGCTG GCAATGAGTTTGTGCAGCACAATACTTGGCAGTTAAGCCGTGTGTATCCCAGCGGCCTGAGGACAGACTCTTCCAACTACAACCCCCAGGAACTCTGGAATGCAGGCTGCCAGATGG TGGCCATGAATATGCAGACTGCAGGGCTTGAAATGGACATCTGTGATGGGCATTTCCGCCAGAATGGTGGCTGTGGCTATGTGCTGAAGCCAGACTTCCTGCGTGATAACCAAAGTTCCTTCCACCCCGAGAGACCCATCAGCCCTTTCAAGGCCCAGACTCTCTTAATCCAG GTGATCAGTGGTCAGCAACTCCCCAAACTCAACAAGACCAAAGAGGGGTCCATTGTGGATCCACTGGTGAAAGTGCAGATCTTTGGTGTCCGTCTAGACACAGCACGGCAGGAGACCAACTATGTGGAGAACAATG GTTTTAATCCATACTGGGGGCAGACACTGTGTTTCCGGGTGCTGGTGCCTGAACTTGCCATGCTGCGTTTTGTGGTAATGGATTATGACTGGAAATCCCGAAATGACTTTATTGGTCAGTACACCCTGCCTTGGAGCTGCATGCAACAAG GTTACCGCCACATTCACCTGCTGTCCAAAGATGGCATCAGCCTCTGCCCAGCTTCCATCTTTGTGTATATCTGCATTCGGGAAGGTCTGGAGGGGGATGAGTCCTGA
- the LOC105481224 gene encoding 1-phosphatidylinositol 4,5-bisphosphate phosphodiesterase delta-4 isoform X3, with the protein MEGDYPLYQMRTLRISISDVETIRNGHDSELLRSLTEELPLEQGFTVVFHGRRSNLDLVANSVEEAQIWMRGLHLLVDLVTSMDHQERLDQWLSDWFQRGDKNQDGKMSFQEVQRLLHLMNVEMDQEYAFSLFQAADTSQSGTLEGEEFVEFYKALTKRAEVQELFESFSADGQKLTLLEFLDFLREEQKERDCTSELALELIDRYEPSDSGKLRHVLSMDGFLSYLCSKDGDIFNPACLPIYQDMTQPLNHYFICSSHNTYLVGDQLCGQSSVEGYIRALKRGCRCVEVDVWDGPSGEPVVYHGHTLTSRILFKDVVATVAQYAFQTSDYPVILSLETHCSWEQQQTMARHLTEILGEQLLSTTLDGVLPTQLPSPEELRRKILVKGKKLTLEEDLEYEEEEVEPGLEGEHESELVLESQFETESEPEPQEQNLQIKDKKKVVTCPLFCPSICCQIVAQAPISKPGSLLLSQQKSKTILCPALSSLVIYLKSVSFRSFTHSKKHYHFYEISSFSETKAKRLIKEAGNEFVQHNTWQLSRVYPSGLRTDSSNYNPQELWNAGCQMVAMNMQTAGLEMDICDGHFRQNGGCGYVLKPDFLRDNQSSFHPERPISPFKAQTLLIQVISGQQLPKLNKTKEGSIVDPLVKVQIFGVRLDTARQETNYVENNGFNPYWGQTLCFRVLVPELAMLRFVVMDYDWKSRNDFIGQYTLPWSCMQQGYRHIHLLSKDGISLCPASIFVYICIREGLEGDES; encoded by the exons ATGGAAGGGGACTATCCATTATatcagatgaggacactgagga TCTCAATCTCTGATGTGGAGACAATACGTAATGGCCATGATTCCGAGTTGCTGCGTAGCCTGACAGAGGAGCTCCCCCTGGAGCAGGGCTTCACCGTTGTCTTCCATGGCCGCCGCTCCAACCTGGACCTGGTGGCCAACAGTGTGGAGGAGGCCCAGATATGGATGCGAGGGCTCCACCTGTTGGTGGATCTTGTCACCAGCATGGACCATCAGGAGCGCCTGGACCA ATGGCTGAGTGACTGGTTTCAACGTGGAGACAAAAATCAGGATGGTAAGATGAGTTTCCAAGAAGTTCAGCGGTTATTGCACCTAATGAATGTGGAAATGGACCAAGAATATGCCTTCAGTCTTTTTCAG GCAGCAGACACGTCCCAGTCTGGGACTCTGGAAGGAGAAGAATTTGTAGAGTTCTATAAGGCATTGACTAAACGTGCTGAGGTGCAAGAACTATTTGAAAGTTTTTCAGCTGATGGGCAGAAGCTGACTCTGCTGGAATTTTTGGATTTCCTCCGAGAGGAGCAGAAGGAGAGAGACTGCACCTCCGAGCTTGCTCTGGAACTCATTGACCGCTATGAACCTTCAGACAGTG GCAAACTGCGGCATGTGCTGAGCATGGATGGCTTCCTCAGCTACCTCTGCTCTAAGGATGGAGACATCTTCAACCCAGCCTGCCTCCCCATCTATCAGGATATGACTCAACCCCTGAACCACTACTTCATCTGCTCCTCTCATAACACCTACCTAGTGGGGGACCAGCTTTGTGGCCAGAGCAGCGTCGAGGGATATATACG GGCCCTGAAGCGGGGGTGCCGCTGTGTGGAGGTGGATGTATGGGATGGACCTAGTGGGGAACCTGTCGTTTACCATGGACACACCCTGACCTCCCGCATCCTGTTCAAAGATGTCGTGGCCACAGTAGCACAGTATGCCTTCCAG ACGTCAGACTACCCAGTCATCTTGTCCCTGGAAACCCACTGCAGCTGGGAGCAGCAACAGACCATGGCCCGCCATCTGACTGAGATCCTGGGGGAGCAGCTGCTGAGCACCACCTTGGATGGGGTGCTGCCCACTCAGCTGCCCTCACCTGAG GAGCTTCGGAGGAAGATCCTGGTGAAGGGGAAGAAGTTAACACTTGAGGAAGACCTGGAATATGAGGAAGAGGAAGTAGAGCCTGGGCTGGAGGGTGAGCATGAGTCAGAATTGGTGCTGGAGTCCcagtttgagactgagtctgagCCTGAGCCCCAGGAGCAGAACCTTCAGATTAAGGACAAAAAGAAG GTTGTGACGTGTCCGCTGTTTTGTCCGTCTATCTGTTGTCAGATTGTGGCCCAGGCTCCTATTTCCAAGCCTGGGTCCCTTCTCTTGTCCCAGcag AAATCCAAGACCATCTTGTGTCCAGCCCTCTCTTCCCTGGTTATCTACTTGAAGTCTGTCTCATTCCGCAGCTTCACACATTCAAAGAAGCACTACCACTTCTATGAGATATCATCTTTCTCTGAAACCAAGGCCAAGCGCCTCATCAAGGAGGCTG GCAATGAGTTTGTGCAGCACAATACTTGGCAGTTAAGCCGTGTGTATCCCAGCGGCCTGAGGACAGACTCTTCCAACTACAACCCCCAGGAACTCTGGAATGCAGGCTGCCAGATGG TGGCCATGAATATGCAGACTGCAGGGCTTGAAATGGACATCTGTGATGGGCATTTCCGCCAGAATGGTGGCTGTGGCTATGTGCTGAAGCCAGACTTCCTGCGTGATAACCAAAGTTCCTTCCACCCCGAGAGACCCATCAGCCCTTTCAAGGCCCAGACTCTCTTAATCCAG GTGATCAGTGGTCAGCAACTCCCCAAACTCAACAAGACCAAAGAGGGGTCCATTGTGGATCCACTGGTGAAAGTGCAGATCTTTGGTGTCCGTCTAGACACAGCACGGCAGGAGACCAACTATGTGGAGAACAATG GTTTTAATCCATACTGGGGGCAGACACTGTGTTTCCGGGTGCTGGTGCCTGAACTTGCCATGCTGCGTTTTGTGGTAATGGATTATGACTGGAAATCCCGAAATGACTTTATTGGTCAGTACACCCTGCCTTGGAGCTGCATGCAACAAG GTTACCGCCACATTCACCTGCTGTCCAAAGATGGCATCAGCCTCTGCCCAGCTTCCATCTTTGTGTATATCTGCATTCGGGAAGGTCTGGAGGGGGATGAGTCCTGA
- the LOC105481224 gene encoding 1-phosphatidylinositol 4,5-bisphosphate phosphodiesterase delta-4 isoform X1 has product MASLLQDRLTTDQDLLLMQEGMPMRKVRSKSWKKLRYFRLQNDGMTVWHARQARGSAKPSFSISDVETIRNGHDSELLRSLTEELPLEQGFTVVFHGRRSNLDLVANSVEEAQIWMRGLHLLVDLVTSMDHQERLDQWLSDWFQRGDKNQDGKMSFQEVQRLLHLMNVEMDQEYAFSLFQAADTSQSGTLEGEEFVEFYKALTKRAEVQELFESFSADGQKLTLLEFLDFLREEQKERDCTSELALELIDRYEPSDSGKLRHVLSMDGFLSYLCSKDGDIFNPACLPIYQDMTQPLNHYFICSSHNTYLVGDQLCGQSSVEGYIRALKRGCRCVEVDVWDGPSGEPVVYHGHTLTSRILFKDVVATVAQYAFQTSDYPVILSLETHCSWEQQQTMARHLTEILGEQLLSTTLDGVLPTQLPSPEELRRKILVKGKKLTLEEDLEYEEEEVEPGLEGEHESELVLESQFETESEPEPQEQNLQIKDKKKVVTCPLFCPSICCQIVAQAPISKPGSLLLSQQKSKTILCPALSSLVIYLKSVSFRSFTHSKKHYHFYEISSFSETKAKRLIKEAGNEFVQHNTWQLSRVYPSGLRTDSSNYNPQELWNAGCQMVAMNMQTAGLEMDICDGHFRQNGGCGYVLKPDFLRDNQSSFHPERPISPFKAQTLLIQVISGQQLPKLNKTKEGSIVDPLVKVQIFGVRLDTARQETNYVENNGFNPYWGQTLCFRVLVPELAMLRFVVMDYDWKSRNDFIGQYTLPWSCMQQGYRHIHLLSKDGISLCPASIFVYICIREGLEGDES; this is encoded by the exons ATGGCGTCCCTGCTGCAAGACC GGCTGACCACTGATCAGGACTTGCTGCTGATGCAGGAAGGCATGCCGATGCGCAAGGTGAGGTCCAAAAGCTGGAAGAAGCTAAGATACTTCAGACTTCAGAATGACGGCATGACAGTCTGGCATGCACGGCAGGCCAGGGGCAGTGCCAAGCCCAGCT TCTCAATCTCTGATGTGGAGACAATACGTAATGGCCATGATTCCGAGTTGCTGCGTAGCCTGACAGAGGAGCTCCCCCTGGAGCAGGGCTTCACCGTTGTCTTCCATGGCCGCCGCTCCAACCTGGACCTGGTGGCCAACAGTGTGGAGGAGGCCCAGATATGGATGCGAGGGCTCCACCTGTTGGTGGATCTTGTCACCAGCATGGACCATCAGGAGCGCCTGGACCA ATGGCTGAGTGACTGGTTTCAACGTGGAGACAAAAATCAGGATGGTAAGATGAGTTTCCAAGAAGTTCAGCGGTTATTGCACCTAATGAATGTGGAAATGGACCAAGAATATGCCTTCAGTCTTTTTCAG GCAGCAGACACGTCCCAGTCTGGGACTCTGGAAGGAGAAGAATTTGTAGAGTTCTATAAGGCATTGACTAAACGTGCTGAGGTGCAAGAACTATTTGAAAGTTTTTCAGCTGATGGGCAGAAGCTGACTCTGCTGGAATTTTTGGATTTCCTCCGAGAGGAGCAGAAGGAGAGAGACTGCACCTCCGAGCTTGCTCTGGAACTCATTGACCGCTATGAACCTTCAGACAGTG GCAAACTGCGGCATGTGCTGAGCATGGATGGCTTCCTCAGCTACCTCTGCTCTAAGGATGGAGACATCTTCAACCCAGCCTGCCTCCCCATCTATCAGGATATGACTCAACCCCTGAACCACTACTTCATCTGCTCCTCTCATAACACCTACCTAGTGGGGGACCAGCTTTGTGGCCAGAGCAGCGTCGAGGGATATATACG GGCCCTGAAGCGGGGGTGCCGCTGTGTGGAGGTGGATGTATGGGATGGACCTAGTGGGGAACCTGTCGTTTACCATGGACACACCCTGACCTCCCGCATCCTGTTCAAAGATGTCGTGGCCACAGTAGCACAGTATGCCTTCCAG ACGTCAGACTACCCAGTCATCTTGTCCCTGGAAACCCACTGCAGCTGGGAGCAGCAACAGACCATGGCCCGCCATCTGACTGAGATCCTGGGGGAGCAGCTGCTGAGCACCACCTTGGATGGGGTGCTGCCCACTCAGCTGCCCTCACCTGAG GAGCTTCGGAGGAAGATCCTGGTGAAGGGGAAGAAGTTAACACTTGAGGAAGACCTGGAATATGAGGAAGAGGAAGTAGAGCCTGGGCTGGAGGGTGAGCATGAGTCAGAATTGGTGCTGGAGTCCcagtttgagactgagtctgagCCTGAGCCCCAGGAGCAGAACCTTCAGATTAAGGACAAAAAGAAG GTTGTGACGTGTCCGCTGTTTTGTCCGTCTATCTGTTGTCAGATTGTGGCCCAGGCTCCTATTTCCAAGCCTGGGTCCCTTCTCTTGTCCCAGcag AAATCCAAGACCATCTTGTGTCCAGCCCTCTCTTCCCTGGTTATCTACTTGAAGTCTGTCTCATTCCGCAGCTTCACACATTCAAAGAAGCACTACCACTTCTATGAGATATCATCTTTCTCTGAAACCAAGGCCAAGCGCCTCATCAAGGAGGCTG GCAATGAGTTTGTGCAGCACAATACTTGGCAGTTAAGCCGTGTGTATCCCAGCGGCCTGAGGACAGACTCTTCCAACTACAACCCCCAGGAACTCTGGAATGCAGGCTGCCAGATGG TGGCCATGAATATGCAGACTGCAGGGCTTGAAATGGACATCTGTGATGGGCATTTCCGCCAGAATGGTGGCTGTGGCTATGTGCTGAAGCCAGACTTCCTGCGTGATAACCAAAGTTCCTTCCACCCCGAGAGACCCATCAGCCCTTTCAAGGCCCAGACTCTCTTAATCCAG GTGATCAGTGGTCAGCAACTCCCCAAACTCAACAAGACCAAAGAGGGGTCCATTGTGGATCCACTGGTGAAAGTGCAGATCTTTGGTGTCCGTCTAGACACAGCACGGCAGGAGACCAACTATGTGGAGAACAATG GTTTTAATCCATACTGGGGGCAGACACTGTGTTTCCGGGTGCTGGTGCCTGAACTTGCCATGCTGCGTTTTGTGGTAATGGATTATGACTGGAAATCCCGAAATGACTTTATTGGTCAGTACACCCTGCCTTGGAGCTGCATGCAACAAG GTTACCGCCACATTCACCTGCTGTCCAAAGATGGCATCAGCCTCTGCCCAGCTTCCATCTTTGTGTATATCTGCATTCGGGAAGGTCTGGAGGGGGATGAGTCCTGA
- the LOC105481224 gene encoding 1-phosphatidylinositol 4,5-bisphosphate phosphodiesterase delta-4 isoform X4 → MRGLHLLVDLVTSMDHQERLDQWLSDWFQRGDKNQDGKMSFQEVQRLLHLMNVEMDQEYAFSLFQAADTSQSGTLEGEEFVEFYKALTKRAEVQELFESFSADGQKLTLLEFLDFLREEQKERDCTSELALELIDRYEPSDSGKLRHVLSMDGFLSYLCSKDGDIFNPACLPIYQDMTQPLNHYFICSSHNTYLVGDQLCGQSSVEGYIRALKRGCRCVEVDVWDGPSGEPVVYHGHTLTSRILFKDVVATVAQYAFQTSDYPVILSLETHCSWEQQQTMARHLTEILGEQLLSTTLDGVLPTQLPSPEELRRKILVKGKKLTLEEDLEYEEEEVEPGLEGEHESELVLESQFETESEPEPQEQNLQIKDKKKVVTCPLFCPSICCQIVAQAPISKPGSLLLSQQKSKTILCPALSSLVIYLKSVSFRSFTHSKKHYHFYEISSFSETKAKRLIKEAGNEFVQHNTWQLSRVYPSGLRTDSSNYNPQELWNAGCQMVAMNMQTAGLEMDICDGHFRQNGGCGYVLKPDFLRDNQSSFHPERPISPFKAQTLLIQVISGQQLPKLNKTKEGSIVDPLVKVQIFGVRLDTARQETNYVENNGFNPYWGQTLCFRVLVPELAMLRFVVMDYDWKSRNDFIGQYTLPWSCMQQGYRHIHLLSKDGISLCPASIFVYICIREGLEGDES, encoded by the exons ATGCGAGGGCTCCACCTGTTGGTGGATCTTGTCACCAGCATGGACCATCAGGAGCGCCTGGACCA ATGGCTGAGTGACTGGTTTCAACGTGGAGACAAAAATCAGGATGGTAAGATGAGTTTCCAAGAAGTTCAGCGGTTATTGCACCTAATGAATGTGGAAATGGACCAAGAATATGCCTTCAGTCTTTTTCAG GCAGCAGACACGTCCCAGTCTGGGACTCTGGAAGGAGAAGAATTTGTAGAGTTCTATAAGGCATTGACTAAACGTGCTGAGGTGCAAGAACTATTTGAAAGTTTTTCAGCTGATGGGCAGAAGCTGACTCTGCTGGAATTTTTGGATTTCCTCCGAGAGGAGCAGAAGGAGAGAGACTGCACCTCCGAGCTTGCTCTGGAACTCATTGACCGCTATGAACCTTCAGACAGTG GCAAACTGCGGCATGTGCTGAGCATGGATGGCTTCCTCAGCTACCTCTGCTCTAAGGATGGAGACATCTTCAACCCAGCCTGCCTCCCCATCTATCAGGATATGACTCAACCCCTGAACCACTACTTCATCTGCTCCTCTCATAACACCTACCTAGTGGGGGACCAGCTTTGTGGCCAGAGCAGCGTCGAGGGATATATACG GGCCCTGAAGCGGGGGTGCCGCTGTGTGGAGGTGGATGTATGGGATGGACCTAGTGGGGAACCTGTCGTTTACCATGGACACACCCTGACCTCCCGCATCCTGTTCAAAGATGTCGTGGCCACAGTAGCACAGTATGCCTTCCAG ACGTCAGACTACCCAGTCATCTTGTCCCTGGAAACCCACTGCAGCTGGGAGCAGCAACAGACCATGGCCCGCCATCTGACTGAGATCCTGGGGGAGCAGCTGCTGAGCACCACCTTGGATGGGGTGCTGCCCACTCAGCTGCCCTCACCTGAG GAGCTTCGGAGGAAGATCCTGGTGAAGGGGAAGAAGTTAACACTTGAGGAAGACCTGGAATATGAGGAAGAGGAAGTAGAGCCTGGGCTGGAGGGTGAGCATGAGTCAGAATTGGTGCTGGAGTCCcagtttgagactgagtctgagCCTGAGCCCCAGGAGCAGAACCTTCAGATTAAGGACAAAAAGAAG GTTGTGACGTGTCCGCTGTTTTGTCCGTCTATCTGTTGTCAGATTGTGGCCCAGGCTCCTATTTCCAAGCCTGGGTCCCTTCTCTTGTCCCAGcag AAATCCAAGACCATCTTGTGTCCAGCCCTCTCTTCCCTGGTTATCTACTTGAAGTCTGTCTCATTCCGCAGCTTCACACATTCAAAGAAGCACTACCACTTCTATGAGATATCATCTTTCTCTGAAACCAAGGCCAAGCGCCTCATCAAGGAGGCTG GCAATGAGTTTGTGCAGCACAATACTTGGCAGTTAAGCCGTGTGTATCCCAGCGGCCTGAGGACAGACTCTTCCAACTACAACCCCCAGGAACTCTGGAATGCAGGCTGCCAGATGG TGGCCATGAATATGCAGACTGCAGGGCTTGAAATGGACATCTGTGATGGGCATTTCCGCCAGAATGGTGGCTGTGGCTATGTGCTGAAGCCAGACTTCCTGCGTGATAACCAAAGTTCCTTCCACCCCGAGAGACCCATCAGCCCTTTCAAGGCCCAGACTCTCTTAATCCAG GTGATCAGTGGTCAGCAACTCCCCAAACTCAACAAGACCAAAGAGGGGTCCATTGTGGATCCACTGGTGAAAGTGCAGATCTTTGGTGTCCGTCTAGACACAGCACGGCAGGAGACCAACTATGTGGAGAACAATG GTTTTAATCCATACTGGGGGCAGACACTGTGTTTCCGGGTGCTGGTGCCTGAACTTGCCATGCTGCGTTTTGTGGTAATGGATTATGACTGGAAATCCCGAAATGACTTTATTGGTCAGTACACCCTGCCTTGGAGCTGCATGCAACAAG GTTACCGCCACATTCACCTGCTGTCCAAAGATGGCATCAGCCTCTGCCCAGCTTCCATCTTTGTGTATATCTGCATTCGGGAAGGTCTGGAGGGGGATGAGTCCTGA